From Helicobacter sp. MIT 21-1697, a single genomic window includes:
- a CDS encoding fumarate reductase cytochrome b subunit, producing MREDKIIESYTGVTPQRKKSKIPAKLDFWQSATGLFLGLFMLAHLLFVSSILISKEAMYKVTKFFEGSMIFGEAGEPRIVSVIVAIVIIALVVHAFLALRKFPINYKQFLALRVHKDLMKHGDTSYWVIQAATGFAIFFLAMPHVFIMLTQPENIGPSASSYRFYHQDFYLLYALLLFAVEFHGSIGLYRLCIKWGWFEGLGIKALRAIKLTLTAFCLILGIASYVAYMQIGHGLDSSKSIQEYRILDEHTQGKGE from the coding sequence ATGCGAGAGGATAAAATAATTGAAAGCTACACAGGGGTAACACCTCAAAGAAAAAAGAGTAAAATCCCTGCCAAACTTGATTTTTGGCAAAGTGCAACAGGGTTATTCTTAGGGCTCTTTATGTTGGCACATTTGCTCTTTGTGTCAAGCATCTTAATCAGCAAAGAAGCAATGTATAAGGTTACAAAATTCTTTGAGGGGAGTATGATTTTTGGTGAAGCAGGCGAACCACGCATTGTTTCCGTTATCGTGGCTATTGTCATTATTGCTCTTGTGGTGCATGCATTTTTGGCATTGAGAAAATTCCCGATTAACTATAAACAATTTCTTGCTTTGCGTGTTCATAAAGATTTAATGAAACACGGAGACACGAGTTATTGGGTGATTCAAGCGGCAACTGGTTTTGCTATTTTCTTTTTGGCAATGCCACACGTATTCATAATGCTTACACAACCTGAAAATATCGGTCCAAGCGCAAGTTCATATAGATTCTATCATCAAGATTTCTATTTGCTTTATGCGCTTTTACTTTTTGCTGTTGAGTTTCACGGCTCTATTGGACTATATAGGCTTTGTATTAAATGGGGTTGGTTTGAAGGGTTAGGTATTAAAGCATTGCGTGCTATTAAACTCACTCTTACAGCGTTCTGTCTTATACTTGGTATTGCTTCGTATGTGGCATATATGCAAATTGGACACGGACTAGATAGCAGCAAGAGCATTCAAGAATATAGAATCCTAGATGAGCATACACAAGGGAAAGGAGAGTAA